A region from the Flavobacteriales bacterium genome encodes:
- a CDS encoding response regulator transcription factor, translating into MTKPATSMATRKTTPAKARPAHVSVAVVHPAHATRIGLASMVNDVAGHRATVVVADGNALLKALRSGTPVHLALVAQAPPATDAPNLLALLHHRYPELSTVALCHTIDDLLTGQALSDHALSVLPDDVAPTELGTMLANVRAHHFHPSEPVKRLLHGEHLRPSAPRNVARLTPRERVALAWWCNPLWPTKPQVARRMGVSVNCVKTHLRHAYRKLGVKHRAAAARWWHKHRNDWN; encoded by the coding sequence ATGACCAAACCCGCCACCAGCATGGCAACCCGAAAGACGACCCCCGCAAAGGCCCGGCCTGCGCACGTGAGCGTGGCCGTGGTGCACCCCGCCCATGCCACCCGCATCGGGCTGGCCAGCATGGTGAACGACGTGGCCGGCCACCGGGCCACCGTGGTGGTGGCCGATGGCAACGCGCTGCTGAAGGCCCTGCGCAGCGGCACGCCCGTGCACCTGGCCCTGGTGGCGCAGGCGCCCCCTGCCACCGACGCCCCCAACCTGCTGGCCCTGCTGCACCACCGCTACCCCGAGCTCAGCACCGTGGCGCTGTGCCACACCATCGACGACCTGCTGACCGGCCAGGCCCTGAGCGACCATGCACTGAGCGTGCTGCCGGATGATGTGGCGCCCACCGAGCTGGGCACCATGCTGGCCAACGTGAGGGCGCACCACTTCCATCCCAGCGAGCCGGTGAAGCGCCTGCTGCACGGCGAGCACCTGCGGCCCAGCGCCCCGCGCAACGTTGCACGCCTAACGCCGCGCGAGCGCGTGGCCCTGGCGTGGTGGTGCAACCCCTTGTGGCCCACCAAGCCCCAGGTGGCCCGGCGCATGGGCGTATCGGTGAATTGCGTGAAGACGCACCTGCGGCATGCCTACCGGAAGCTGGGCGTGAAGCACCGCGCAGCGGCCGCGCGCTGGTGGCACAAACACCGCAACGACTGGAACTGA
- a CDS encoding lipid A deacylase LpxR family protein, translated as MRTTPVHVERIFRIALLLVLLSLLALGLFAQAPPVMKDEAVYVRLASENDFFKLRGNTDRYFTNGERLDVFFSSKYEAGLEKLFFVLPRRNYPFRSNEFGIGVGMNMYTPTDIALVKPDSTDRPYAGWTYAAIKCISNDFTTKQRLTTEHSLGVIGPAAGQKEVQIWYHALIGSQEPMGWDNQIANDFAYNLNVTYEKELIHPVRQIQVVGTVEANAGTVTNHIGLGGLIRIGRFNDYFVQEFGLLKDSTDLDRYQKEVLPTMPADLHMDDIDRKFQLYFQIRPLFRAVLDNSLLQGGMFGFRDSPHTVPADELKRFYVNTEYGLTLICSGFGITFTQSFRSPEFTNAKWSHWGGISIVARIAKGRR; from the coding sequence ATGAGAACCACCCCGGTCCATGTGGAGCGCATCTTCCGCATCGCGCTCCTCCTCGTGCTGCTCTCCCTCTTGGCCCTCGGCCTCTTCGCCCAGGCCCCGCCCGTGATGAAGGACGAAGCCGTGTACGTGCGGCTCGCCTCCGAGAACGACTTCTTCAAGCTGCGCGGCAACACCGACCGCTACTTCACCAACGGCGAACGCCTCGACGTGTTCTTCAGCAGCAAGTACGAAGCCGGCCTGGAGAAGCTCTTCTTCGTGCTGCCCCGCCGCAACTACCCCTTCCGCAGCAACGAGTTCGGCATCGGCGTGGGCATGAACATGTACACACCCACCGACATCGCGCTGGTGAAGCCCGACAGCACCGACCGCCCGTATGCCGGGTGGACCTACGCGGCCATCAAGTGCATCAGCAACGACTTCACCACCAAGCAGCGCCTCACCACCGAGCACAGCCTGGGCGTCATCGGCCCGGCGGCCGGCCAGAAGGAGGTGCAGATCTGGTATCACGCCCTCATCGGCTCGCAGGAACCCATGGGCTGGGACAACCAGATCGCCAACGACTTCGCGTACAACCTCAACGTCACGTACGAGAAGGAGCTGATCCATCCCGTGCGCCAGATCCAGGTGGTGGGCACCGTGGAAGCCAACGCGGGCACCGTCACCAACCACATCGGGCTCGGCGGCCTCATCCGCATCGGCCGCTTCAACGACTACTTCGTGCAGGAATTCGGGCTGCTGAAGGACAGCACCGACCTGGACCGCTACCAGAAGGAAGTGCTGCCCACCATGCCCGCCGACCTCCACATGGACGACATCGACCGCAAGTTCCAGCTCTACTTCCAGATCCGCCCGCTGTTCCGCGCCGTGCTCGACAACTCGCTGTTGCAGGGCGGCATGTTCGGCTTCCGCGACAGTCCGCACACCGTGCCGGCCGACGAGCTGAAGCGGTTCTATGTGAACACCGAGTACGGCCTAACGCTCATCTGCAGCGGCTTCGGCATCACCTTCACGCAGAGCTTCCGCTCTCCCGAATTCACCAACGCCAAGTGGTCGCATTGGGGCGGCATCAGCATCGTGGCGCGCATTGCGAAGGGGCGGCGGTGA
- a CDS encoding fibronectin type III domain-containing protein — translation MGQFTFVPRVGIDRITPTALVEKGRNHVAMLTGNAAFPTPTPTTAALGTACTALDDANQIYDFNRGKAEKEARDAAFKVLKEMVRELAGYVQAHCNNDKSLIVSTGFDVRRLSEPLGPLPAVANLRALVTPYPGRLELRWNGVRGRSLYAVEMTDTDPLNHAGWAPLVNTGKNRYTVEGLTSNTVYSFRVTTLGAAGASPVSDIASAKAA, via the coding sequence ATGGGACAGTTCACTTTCGTTCCGCGTGTCGGCATCGACCGCATCACCCCCACGGCCTTGGTGGAAAAAGGCCGCAACCACGTGGCGATGCTCACGGGCAACGCGGCCTTCCCCACGCCTACGCCCACCACGGCGGCGCTGGGAACGGCCTGCACCGCCCTCGACGACGCCAACCAGATCTACGACTTCAACCGGGGCAAGGCCGAGAAGGAAGCGCGCGACGCGGCCTTCAAGGTCCTGAAGGAAATGGTGCGGGAGCTGGCCGGCTACGTGCAGGCGCACTGCAACAACGACAAGTCGCTCATCGTGAGCACCGGCTTCGATGTGCGCCGCTTGAGCGAGCCGCTGGGCCCCCTGCCCGCCGTGGCCAACCTGCGCGCACTGGTGACCCCCTACCCCGGCCGCCTGGAGCTGCGCTGGAACGGTGTGCGCGGCCGCAGCCTCTACGCCGTGGAGATGACGGACACCGATCCGCTGAACCACGCCGGTTGGGCACCGCTGGTGAACACGGGCAAGAACCGCTACACCGTTGAAGGGCTCACCAGCAACACGGTGTACAGCTTCCGCGTCACCACGCTGGGCGCGGCCGGTGCAAGTCCGGTGAGCGATATCGCCAGTGCGAAAGCGGCGTAA
- a CDS encoding DUF998 domain-containing protein has product MSISPNQNQQRQAPSAFIAPQEGDDIAGHAHRQVIGWLGIALPFVIWLLAGLRPIDRDASWSRLDSISAYFHSGAVAAFVGVLVTLGVYLFAYQGYANSDNRWDRIAARVAGLCAVSVALFPMQPDPGACPNPQWMTEGVSHLHFGSAALLFTTFACIALFLFRKKSGTPTKAKRTRNAIYLACGLSIIGALLFIVWQFIPKGEGEPAPADIFWPEAVAIWAFGISWLVKGRADFTIKAAVRKLKPA; this is encoded by the coding sequence GTGAGCATTTCCCCAAACCAAAACCAGCAGCGCCAAGCCCCTTCGGCTTTCATCGCCCCGCAGGAAGGTGACGACATTGCCGGACATGCCCATCGACAGGTCATCGGTTGGCTGGGCATTGCGCTGCCGTTCGTCATCTGGCTTCTGGCCGGGTTGCGTCCAATTGACCGAGATGCTTCATGGTCCCGCCTCGATTCCATCAGCGCCTATTTCCACTCCGGAGCAGTCGCGGCCTTCGTGGGGGTGCTGGTCACCTTGGGAGTATATCTCTTCGCCTACCAGGGGTACGCCAACTCCGACAACCGATGGGACCGTATTGCAGCGCGCGTGGCGGGGTTGTGCGCCGTATCGGTGGCCTTGTTCCCGATGCAACCCGACCCGGGCGCATGCCCCAACCCGCAATGGATGACGGAGGGCGTCAGTCACTTGCACTTCGGTTCCGCTGCTCTGCTCTTCACCACGTTTGCTTGCATCGCCCTCTTCTTGTTCCGCAAGAAGTCGGGCACGCCCACCAAGGCCAAGCGCACGCGCAACGCCATCTACCTGGCCTGCGGTCTTTCCATCATCGGAGCGCTGCTGTTCATCGTCTGGCAGTTCATTCCCAAGGGTGAAGGAGAACCGGCACCAGCCGACATTTTCTGGCCCGAGGCCGTGGCCATTTGGGCCTTCGGCATCTCGTGGTTGGTGAAAGGCCGCGCCGACTTCACCATCAAGGCGGCGGTGCGGAAATTGAAGCCCGCTTGA